A genomic stretch from Dermochelys coriacea isolate rDerCor1 chromosome 24, rDerCor1.pri.v4, whole genome shotgun sequence includes:
- the MLLT11 gene encoding protein AF1q, with amino-acid sequence MLDTANSQYDSFLYWRMPIPELDLAELEGLGLADAALYKAKGGVGKRSGDWKQLRQDIAEEEDTLLQFNSFNFWRAPIASVSAFDFDLV; translated from the coding sequence ATGCTGGACACAGCAAACAGCCAGTACGACTCCTTCCTGTACTGGAGAATGCCCATCCCGGAGCTCGACCTGGCGGAGCTGGAGGGGCTGGGGTTGGCCGACGCGGCACTCTACAAAGCCAAGGGAGGTGTGGGCAAGCGGTCTGGCGACTGGAAGCAGCTCAGGCAGGACATCGCCGAGGAAGAGGACACGCTCCTGCAGTTCAACAGCTTCAATTTCTGGCGCGCGCCGATAGCCAGCGTTAGCGCGTTCGATTTTGATCTGGTCTGA